Proteins from a genomic interval of Methanobrevibacter wolinii SH:
- a CDS encoding glycosyltransferase family 2 protein, producing the protein MVKVSVIIPVYNSEKYLKEAIASILKQTLEDIELICINDRSTDNSIDILETYKKKDKRIKIINQKNQGLSVARNKGLKNSKGDYIYFIDSDDYIAKNTLKELYQNAILNDSDIVVYKMAHFNENNIRYNAPGFNLEKTNPNINFNNYTFNYKKIKPYILNKSFAVWNKLYKKEFLDKYNDFYFDTGLIFEDVPFHVKTLLRAEKISYIPKYFYYYRQNPNSIMNTNKNREDIYKIIEIVEKFLKENNYYKELENEFECFKLVQISQYILEADTEEYFKKAKEELKQINTNNKLIPNEKLETYEIIMNSNTLEEYKLEKIEKQNTTLKNKIEKIEKQNTELLNSIVGK; encoded by the coding sequence ATGGTCAAAGTTTCAGTTATAATACCTGTTTATAATAGTGAAAAATATCTAAAAGAAGCCATAGCCAGCATACTTAAGCAAACATTAGAAGATATTGAACTTATTTGCATAAATGATAGATCAACAGATAATTCCATTGATATACTAGAAACTTATAAGAAAAAAGATAAAAGAATAAAAATAATAAACCAAAAAAATCAAGGATTAAGTGTAGCAAGAAACAAAGGACTAAAAAACAGCAAAGGAGACTACATATACTTCATAGACTCAGATGACTACATAGCAAAAAACACATTAAAAGAACTATACCAAAATGCAATCTTAAATGACTCAGATATAGTAGTTTATAAAATGGCCCATTTTAATGAAAATAACATAAGATATAATGCTCCAGGATTTAATCTTGAAAAAACAAACCCTAATATTAACTTTAATAATTACACATTTAACTACAAAAAAATAAAACCATACATCCTCAATAAATCATTTGCTGTTTGGAATAAACTTTATAAAAAAGAATTTCTAGATAAATATAATGATTTCTATTTTGATACAGGACTTATATTTGAAGATGTTCCATTTCATGTAAAAACTCTTTTAAGAGCAGAAAAAATATCATACATACCAAAATACTTCTATTACTACAGACAAAACCCAAACTCTATAATGAATACAAATAAAAACAGGGAAGATATCTACAAAATAATAGAAATTGTAGAAAAATTCCTAAAAGAAAACAATTACTATAAAGAATTAGAAAATGAATTTGAATGTTTTAAATTAGTACAAATATCACAATATATATTAGAAGCAGATACAGAAGAATACTTTAAAAAAGCAAAAGAAGAATTAAAACAAATAAATACAAATAATAAGTTAATACCTAATGAAAAATTAGAAACCTACGAAATAATAATGAACTCTAATACACTTGAAGAGTATAAACTAGAAAAAATAGAAAAACAAAACACAACACTAAAAAACAAAATAGAAAAAATAGAAAAACAAAACACAGAATTATTAAATTCAATAGTTGGAAAATAA